In the genome of Dickeya fangzhongdai, one region contains:
- a CDS encoding putative hemolysin — MTMPQWLVAGATLMLVACSGGQTESAQVPESVAPQRAMWQGQGTPAEVNCTLAGGRMGVSRQLSGASIGTCLLANGKRCDEAALMNGSCPAG, encoded by the coding sequence ATGACTATGCCGCAATGGCTGGTGGCGGGCGCCACCCTGATGCTGGTGGCTTGCAGTGGCGGACAAACGGAATCGGCGCAGGTGCCGGAATCGGTAGCGCCGCAGCGCGCGATGTGGCAGGGGCAGGGCACGCCGGCGGAGGTGAACTGTACGCTGGCGGGCGGGCGCATGGGGGTTTCGCGTCAACTGAGCGGAGCGAGCATCGGCACCTGTCTGCTGGCTAATGGCAAGCGCTGCGACGAAGCGGCGTTGATGAACGGTAGCTGTCCGGCGGGGTAA
- a CDS encoding methyl-accepting chemotaxis protein has protein sequence MAPARKRFFDMHVATKLYLGFAMILFLVVLSSALSIHRFSTIKAYYGKTDLMHTVIMDIFQVKIARTKYFASNDNEPYDTMLSYSNDLAKNLAQGSQLYTESEFRDPLARMQKHQAALQQSISEMARAKQALTDAGARFSRIPVDGAISRFRSSLATTAFASDSDREKATALALALASYKATADAVVIERTPAALSTLQSRFSDIEKSYRDLSAQLPADQKTALDEFWGNIVNLKTGAEGYLNAYQALSGAEAAVKTDGDNVSNIAKEVISRLSEINTTLTSDAITGASAFALLALLFGLLISRYITRQITAPVSHNLALAERIASGDLTANIETDRHDELGQLTAAMAGMNERLRQMIGNIRDSVGSVAASAAQIAHGNHELSSRTEQQSAAVVQTAASMEQLTSTVKNNADNARHASQIAAEASRDAHTGGGVVQNVVNTMNDIAVSSKKISDITDVINSIAFQTNILALNAAVEAARAGEQGRGFAVVAGEVRNLAQRSAQAAREIASLIAESVTRIDTGSMLAAEAGDAMQKILLSVSRVNDIIGEIASASDEQRRGIEQIASAVGELDSTTQQNASLVTASASSASSLEEQSIQLEALVSHFRLAQDNQPLLPRHTALPASRPPAPALSQARLALNGKNRQSQQDWESF, from the coding sequence ATGGCACCTGCAAGAAAACGTTTTTTTGACATGCATGTCGCAACCAAGCTGTACCTGGGTTTTGCAATGATTTTGTTTTTAGTGGTTCTTTCCTCAGCACTGAGCATCCACCGTTTTTCGACCATCAAGGCGTACTACGGCAAGACCGACCTGATGCACACCGTCATCATGGATATTTTTCAGGTCAAAATCGCCAGAACAAAATATTTCGCCAGCAATGACAATGAGCCTTACGACACCATGCTCAGCTACAGCAATGACCTGGCTAAAAATCTGGCGCAAGGCAGCCAGTTATATACCGAAAGCGAATTCAGGGATCCGCTGGCCCGCATGCAGAAACACCAGGCCGCACTACAGCAATCCATCAGCGAAATGGCCCGCGCCAAACAGGCGCTGACCGACGCCGGCGCCCGGTTCAGCCGCATTCCGGTCGACGGCGCTATCTCCCGCTTTCGCAGCAGCCTGGCGACCACCGCTTTTGCATCCGACAGCGACCGGGAAAAAGCGACCGCACTTGCTCTGGCGCTGGCGTCTTATAAAGCGACAGCCGATGCCGTGGTGATTGAGCGCACTCCCGCCGCGCTTAGCACCCTGCAAAGCCGTTTCAGCGATATCGAGAAAAGTTACCGCGACCTGTCCGCGCAGCTCCCGGCCGATCAAAAAACGGCGCTGGATGAATTCTGGGGCAACATCGTCAACCTGAAGACAGGCGCAGAAGGCTACCTGAACGCTTACCAGGCGTTGTCGGGCGCAGAAGCGGCGGTGAAGACCGACGGCGATAATGTCAGCAATATCGCCAAAGAGGTCATCAGCCGCCTGAGCGAGATCAACACCACGCTCACCAGCGACGCCATCACCGGCGCCTCCGCATTCGCCTTGCTGGCGCTGCTGTTCGGCCTGCTGATATCGCGCTATATCACCCGCCAGATTACAGCGCCGGTGTCCCACAATCTGGCGTTGGCGGAACGCATCGCCAGCGGCGACCTGACCGCCAACATCGAAACCGACCGTCACGATGAACTGGGCCAGTTAACCGCAGCGATGGCGGGTATGAACGAACGGTTGCGTCAGATGATCGGCAATATCCGCGACAGCGTGGGCAGCGTGGCGGCATCCGCGGCGCAAATCGCCCACGGTAACCACGAGCTGTCGTCCCGCACCGAACAGCAATCCGCCGCCGTCGTGCAGACCGCCGCCAGTATGGAACAGCTAACCTCAACGGTGAAAAACAACGCCGACAACGCCCGCCATGCCAGCCAAATCGCGGCGGAGGCATCCAGAGACGCGCACACGGGCGGCGGCGTGGTGCAAAATGTGGTCAATACCATGAATGACATCGCCGTCAGTTCGAAAAAAATCTCCGATATCACTGACGTCATCAACAGCATCGCCTTTCAGACCAACATCCTGGCGCTTAATGCCGCGGTGGAAGCGGCCCGCGCCGGCGAACAAGGGCGTGGTTTCGCGGTGGTCGCCGGCGAGGTGCGCAATCTGGCGCAGCGCAGCGCTCAGGCCGCCCGTGAAATCGCCAGTCTGATCGCCGAATCCGTGACCCGCATTGATACCGGCTCGATGCTGGCGGCGGAAGCCGGCGACGCCATGCAAAAAATCCTGCTCTCGGTCTCCCGCGTCAACGACATCATCGGTGAAATCGCCTCGGCGTCCGATGAACAGCGCCGCGGCATCGAGCAGATCGCCAGCGCAGTCGGCGAACTGGACTCCACCACCCAGCAAAACGCGTCGCTGGTGACGGCGTCCGCGTCGTCCGCCAGTTCGCTGGAAGAGCAGTCGATACAACTGGAGGCGCTGGTGAGTCATTTCCGGTTGGCGCAGGATAATCAACCGTTATTACCCCGGCACACGGCGCTGCCCGCCAGTCGCCCCCCTGCTCCCGCCTTGAGCCAGGCCAGGCTAGCCCTCAACGGTAAAAACCGCCAGAGCCAGCAGGACTGGGAAAGCTTCTGA
- the mpaA gene encoding murein tripeptide amidase MpaA, whose product MTDAEFLHRPRTERGFFAAPGREYGRSRLGAPLLWFPAEVEGKHSGLILAGTHGDETASVVALSCALRTLPPGSRAHHVVLAVNPDGCQLGLRANAGGVDLNRNFPATNWQPNGTLYRWSEDTPVRDVQLSTGDSPGSEPETQALCRLIDQLAPPWVVSFHEPLACIDDPQRSELGGWLAREFALPLVDSVGYPTPGSFGSWCAERHLHCITAELPVIAADSANHRYLTALTRLLTHNFLYQC is encoded by the coding sequence ATGACAGACGCCGAGTTTCTTCATCGCCCCCGTACCGAACGCGGGTTCTTCGCTGCGCCGGGCCGGGAATATGGCCGTTCACGACTGGGGGCGCCACTGCTGTGGTTCCCGGCGGAAGTGGAAGGGAAACACAGCGGCTTGATCCTCGCCGGCACGCACGGCGACGAAACTGCATCGGTGGTGGCGCTCTCCTGCGCGTTGCGTACGCTACCGCCGGGCAGCCGGGCTCATCATGTGGTGCTGGCGGTCAACCCGGATGGCTGTCAGTTGGGCCTGCGCGCCAATGCCGGCGGCGTTGATCTCAACCGTAATTTCCCGGCGACCAACTGGCAGCCGAACGGCACCCTCTATCGCTGGAGCGAAGACACCCCGGTGCGCGACGTACAGCTCTCCACCGGCGATAGCCCCGGCTCCGAACCGGAAACCCAGGCGTTGTGCCGCCTGATCGACCAGTTGGCGCCGCCGTGGGTGGTGTCCTTTCATGAACCGCTGGCCTGCATCGACGATCCCCAACGTTCCGAGCTGGGCGGCTGGCTGGCGCGTGAATTCGCGCTGCCGCTGGTCGACAGCGTGGGATACCCAACGCCGGGTTCATTTGGCAGTTGGTGTGCCGAGCGCCACTTGCACTGCATCACCGCCGAGTTGCCGGTGATTGCCGCCGACAGCGCCAATCACCGCTATCTGACCGCCTTGACCCGGCTGCTGACCCATAATTTTTTATACCAATGTTGA
- the ttcA gene encoding tRNA 2-thiocytidine(32) synthetase TtcA yields the protein MSENQSVTPKQQYNLNKLQKRLRRNVGEAIADFNMIEDGDRIMVCLSGGKDSYTMLEILRNLQQSAPVNFSLVAVNLDQKQPGFPEHVLPQYLDSIGVEYKIVEENTYGIVKEKIPEGKTTCSLCSRLRRGILYRTATELGATKIALGHHRDDILQTLFLNMFYGGKLKGMPPKLVSDDGKHVVIRPLAYCREKDIERFADARQFPIIPCNLCGSQPNLQRQVIKDMLRDWDKRYPGRIETMFSAMQNAVPSHLCDTNLFDFKSIRQGSEVVDGGDLAFDREDMPSQPVGWQPDEDEEDNARPLERLNVLEIR from the coding sequence ATGTCAGAAAATCAATCCGTTACACCCAAGCAGCAGTACAACCTCAACAAATTGCAAAAGCGCCTGCGTCGCAACGTAGGTGAAGCGATCGCCGATTTCAATATGATCGAAGACGGCGATCGGATCATGGTGTGCCTGTCCGGCGGCAAAGACAGCTATACCATGCTGGAGATCCTGCGCAATCTGCAGCAAAGCGCGCCGGTGAATTTCTCGCTGGTGGCGGTGAATCTGGACCAGAAGCAGCCGGGGTTCCCGGAGCATGTGCTGCCGCAGTATCTGGACAGCATCGGCGTTGAGTACAAGATTGTGGAAGAGAATACCTACGGCATCGTCAAAGAGAAGATTCCGGAAGGCAAGACCACCTGTTCGCTTTGCTCGCGCCTGCGCCGCGGCATTCTGTACCGCACCGCCACCGAACTGGGCGCCACCAAGATTGCGCTCGGCCACCACCGTGACGATATCCTGCAAACGCTGTTTCTGAATATGTTCTACGGCGGCAAACTGAAAGGCATGCCGCCGAAACTGGTGAGCGACGACGGTAAACATGTGGTGATCCGCCCGCTGGCGTACTGCCGTGAAAAAGACATTGAACGTTTTGCCGACGCGCGCCAGTTCCCGATCATCCCGTGTAATCTGTGCGGCTCGCAGCCCAACCTGCAACGCCAGGTGATCAAGGACATGCTGCGTGACTGGGACAAACGCTATCCCGGCCGAATCGAAACCATGTTCAGCGCCATGCAGAATGCGGTGCCGTCGCATCTGTGCGACACCAACCTGTTCGATTTCAAATCGATTCGTCAGGGCAGCGAGGTGGTGGACGGCGGCGATCTGGCGTTCGACCGTGAAGACATGCCATCACAGCCGGTAGGCTGGCAGCCGGATGAGGATGAAGAAGACAACGCCCGCCCGCTGGAGCGACTGAACGTACTGGAGATTCGTTAA
- a CDS encoding pesticin C-terminus-like muramidase encodes MKKNNTTRKQLFVVIKKTRSFAKKTEITTHSRQNTATTSGTASSYPNAPSAGLDNIRLPAPQAGLSGAPVPAASQPTPPAAPPAATVPPLPKFNKPHAEAAAAPSAPPAQPSTASAPQPSLPSPAPAPVAAASTAEPEAAQEPTIPPFAPEYAAVGNQLSKLMSGMAAPLSRLAGTVPGLLSSASKSIAQAAKDKPSVATSKPTPVESKATAPTVNTAEAKPIEVKPIEVDVKVNAVTPASSSAASTPAAMPLAGNSTASSPKPIATVTWNPATTISSLRRNAGNASTKYCARAVVDAIRAGGTRIEGANAKDLGPKLIAAGFTDIFSMPRPSSEYDRSNLLPGDVVVLEGFNQDERKGIKKDHPYGHAAMYDGSKWISDFHQPGFYPGDDYRKALPGYTIYRMVATQAQINAINASQSGESAPQTPVAMPSVPATRPAQPSVPVSRPAPQAVRPSALASRPAPQAVQPSVPASRPAPQVVQPSVPASRPAPQAVRPSVPASRPAIAESLPTASGGSNSQSEPTESVSAQGNSRQIPTVLKGKVTYDAEGREERGQYFSRQIHYPESKDPSVAAKTGVTIGRGYDMGERTQAQVYNDLIAAGIPASQASRISAAAGKKGINAKIFVNNNKDIGEITTEQQIKLFNNIYPAYESRAQLRYKEKTKGMRNVTKWEDLNPAIRDILVDIVYQGFQGKQAMPAASQNNIDQFITFLNNNEKYQQYEKGRHRVAYLQKEKNRISRNQNN; translated from the coding sequence ATGAAAAAAAATAACACCACCCGGAAACAACTCTTCGTCGTGATAAAAAAAACGCGCTCTTTTGCGAAGAAAACAGAAATAACGACCCATTCCCGGCAAAATACCGCTACGACCAGCGGCACGGCATCGAGCTATCCCAACGCTCCGTCAGCCGGATTGGACAATATTCGCTTGCCCGCACCGCAAGCCGGCTTGTCGGGCGCTCCAGTTCCTGCCGCCAGCCAGCCTACGCCTCCAGCCGCACCGCCGGCGGCAACCGTTCCGCCGCTGCCCAAATTTAACAAGCCGCACGCTGAAGCGGCCGCAGCGCCGTCCGCACCACCGGCACAGCCATCAACCGCCAGTGCGCCGCAACCCAGCCTGCCGTCTCCGGCGCCAGCGCCTGTTGCCGCCGCTTCTACCGCGGAACCTGAGGCTGCACAGGAACCGACCATCCCACCGTTTGCTCCTGAATATGCAGCAGTTGGAAATCAGCTGAGCAAGCTGATGTCCGGAATGGCAGCGCCGTTGTCGCGGCTGGCGGGCACAGTTCCAGGATTGCTCTCTTCCGCGTCTAAATCCATAGCGCAGGCAGCCAAAGACAAGCCAAGCGTAGCCACATCCAAGCCGACTCCGGTTGAATCCAAAGCCACAGCGCCAACAGTTAACACCGCGGAAGCCAAGCCCATTGAGGTTAAGCCGATCGAGGTTGATGTTAAAGTCAACGCGGTTACACCGGCTTCTTCGTCTGCTGCATCAACGCCTGCTGCCATGCCATTAGCCGGTAATTCAACAGCATCGTCACCCAAACCTATCGCAACGGTAACCTGGAATCCTGCGACTACAATAAGTTCACTACGGCGCAATGCAGGTAATGCATCCACAAAATATTGTGCAAGAGCCGTTGTAGATGCAATTAGAGCAGGCGGAACACGAATCGAAGGTGCTAACGCAAAGGATCTCGGTCCAAAACTAATTGCCGCAGGTTTTACCGACATATTTTCCATGCCAAGACCATCCAGCGAATACGACCGCAGCAACCTCTTGCCTGGAGATGTAGTTGTATTAGAAGGTTTTAATCAAGACGAGCGTAAAGGGATCAAAAAAGACCATCCTTATGGTCATGCCGCCATGTACGACGGCAGCAAATGGATTTCCGACTTCCATCAACCCGGATTCTATCCCGGCGATGATTACCGAAAGGCACTGCCCGGCTACACCATTTACCGAATGGTTGCCACGCAGGCTCAGATTAATGCCATCAACGCTTCTCAGAGCGGCGAGTCGGCACCCCAAACACCGGTAGCAATGCCTTCTGTACCGGCAACGCGCCCGGCCCAGCCATCTGTACCGGTATCTCGCCCTGCGCCGCAAGCAGTGCGACCATCTGCGCTAGCATCGCGCCCTGCGCCGCAGGCAGTACAACCATCTGTGCCAGCATCGCGCCCTGCACCGCAAGTAGTACAACCATCGGTACCGGCATCGCGCCCCGCGCCGCAGGCAGTACGGCCATCTGTACCGGCATCGCGCCCTGCGATCGCCGAATCGCTGCCCACGGCATCGGGTGGGAGCAATTCTCAGTCCGAACCGACAGAAAGTGTCTCAGCACAGGGAAATAGTCGCCAGATACCTACTGTACTCAAAGGGAAGGTGACATATGATGCTGAAGGACGTGAAGAGAGAGGGCAGTATTTTAGTCGACAGATTCACTATCCTGAATCAAAGGACCCCAGTGTTGCAGCAAAGACCGGTGTTACAATCGGTCGAGGATATGATATGGGGGAAAGAACGCAGGCACAAGTTTATAATGACTTAATAGCGGCAGGAATCCCAGCCTCTCAGGCATCAAGGATATCTGCTGCCGCGGGTAAAAAAGGAATAAACGCAAAAATATTTGTTAATAATAATAAAGATATCGGAGAGATTACTACAGAACAACAAATTAAGCTATTCAATAATATCTATCCCGCTTATGAAAGTAGAGCTCAGTTGCGTTATAAAGAAAAAACCAAAGGCATGAGGAATGTAACAAAGTGGGAAGACCTTAACCCCGCCATTCGAGATATTTTAGTAGATATTGTTTATCAAGGATTTCAAGGTAAGCAAGCAATGCCAGCTGCATCACAGAATAACATTGACCAGTTCATAACCTTCCTAAATAATAACGAAAAATATCAGCAGTATGAAAAAGGCCGACATAGGGTCGCCTATCTTCAGAAGGAAAAAAATCGCATCAGCAGAAATCAAAATAACTAA
- the zntB gene encoding zinc transporter ZntB encodes MEVTENKAIRHTGAVFTCQLDGKGGILPLVESALGEEAELPAWLHLDSTQPASVRWLHETTLLPDSVRNALAGESARPRVVRLGEGTLVTLRSINYNPNARPDELVAIRVFISDRLIVSTRRRKVAAIDEVMSDLKEGNGPANSGDWIVSIAEALTDHTSEFIDELHEKIIDLEDALLEQRIPPRGELALIRKQLIVLRRYMTPQRDIFSRLSGEKFGWMQDDDRRRMQEIAERLGRGLEDLDASIARTTVIADEITTLMTDAMNRRTYTMSLLAMVFLPTTFLTGLFGVNLGGIPGANSGIGFGVFCLMLVLLVSGVAWWLKRSKWL; translated from the coding sequence GTGGAAGTGACTGAAAATAAAGCTATCCGACACACCGGCGCCGTCTTTACCTGTCAGTTGGACGGCAAGGGAGGCATTCTGCCGCTGGTGGAGAGCGCTCTGGGCGAGGAAGCGGAGCTGCCTGCCTGGCTGCATCTTGACTCGACGCAACCGGCCAGTGTGCGCTGGCTGCATGAAACCACCCTGTTGCCGGATAGCGTACGTAACGCGCTGGCGGGGGAGAGTGCGCGTCCTCGTGTAGTACGGCTTGGCGAAGGCACGCTGGTGACCCTGCGCAGCATCAATTACAACCCTAACGCCCGGCCGGATGAGCTGGTGGCGATTCGGGTGTTTATCTCCGACCGCCTGATTGTCTCCACCCGGCGCCGTAAAGTGGCGGCGATTGATGAGGTGATGAGCGATCTGAAAGAGGGCAACGGCCCTGCCAACAGCGGCGACTGGATAGTGTCTATCGCCGAGGCGTTAACGGATCACACCAGTGAGTTCATTGATGAGCTGCACGAAAAAATCATCGATCTGGAAGATGCGTTGCTGGAACAGCGCATTCCGCCGCGCGGCGAACTGGCGCTGATTCGCAAACAACTGATTGTGTTACGTCGCTATATGACGCCGCAGCGTGATATTTTCTCGCGCTTATCCGGCGAGAAGTTTGGCTGGATGCAGGATGACGACCGCCGCCGCATGCAGGAGATTGCCGAACGTCTCGGCCGCGGTCTGGAAGATCTGGACGCCAGTATCGCCCGTACGACAGTGATTGCCGATGAAATCACCACGCTGATGACCGACGCCATGAACCGGCGCACGTATACCATGTCGTTGCTGGCGATGGTTTTCCTGCCTACTACTTTTTTGACCGGGTTGTTTGGCGTCAATCTGGGCGGGATTCCGGGAGCCAACAGCGGCATCGGATTTGGCGTATTCTGCCTGATGTTGGTGTTGTTGGTCAGCGGCGTTGCCTGGTGGTTAAAACGCAGTAAATGGTTGTGA
- the tpx gene encoding thiol peroxidase translates to MSTNVHFQGNPVPVAGSFPAAGGKAPAFSLVAKDLSDVALSHYAGKRKVLNIFPSIDTGVCAASVRKFNQLASSLDNTVVLCISADLPFAQSRFCGAEGLNNVVVLSTLRGAEFKENYGVAIAEGALKGLTARAVVVLDENDNVLHSELVNEITTEPDYDAAIAVLK, encoded by the coding sequence ATGTCAACAAATGTACATTTCCAGGGTAACCCGGTGCCGGTAGCAGGATCTTTCCCGGCGGCCGGCGGTAAAGCACCGGCGTTTTCACTGGTTGCCAAAGACCTCTCTGACGTGGCGCTGAGCCACTACGCAGGCAAGCGCAAAGTCCTGAACATTTTCCCGAGCATCGATACCGGCGTGTGCGCCGCGTCCGTGCGTAAATTCAATCAGCTGGCATCCAGCCTGGATAATACCGTTGTACTTTGCATCTCCGCCGACCTGCCGTTCGCCCAGTCCCGCTTCTGCGGCGCTGAAGGCCTGAACAATGTGGTGGTGCTGTCCACCCTGCGCGGCGCCGAATTCAAGGAAAACTACGGTGTGGCGATTGCCGAAGGCGCGCTGAAAGGCCTGACTGCACGCGCCGTCGTGGTGCTGGACGAAAACGACAACGTGCTGCACAGCGAACTGGTGAACGAAATCACCACCGAACCGGACTACGACGCAGCTATCGCCGTACTGAAATAA
- a CDS encoding lysozyme inhibitor LprI family protein, translating into MKKKVSLLLLLFPLTGMTAAIDKNHSDIYQQYYAKMVGNVCNNLTNKDSEMGIYQCATLMKKDADAKLTARINEINQELSQLSDDDDKEFIKSFKEDQLQWERYRNKRCKLRVANLEQDSPQYISETFLCQAVESYRRIEVLIDEPDRP; encoded by the coding sequence ATGAAGAAAAAAGTCTCACTATTACTACTCTTATTCCCACTGACGGGAATGACAGCCGCCATTGATAAAAATCACTCCGATATCTATCAGCAGTATTATGCCAAAATGGTAGGCAATGTTTGCAACAATCTCACCAACAAAGACAGCGAGATGGGAATCTATCAGTGTGCGACATTAATGAAAAAAGATGCCGACGCAAAACTCACCGCACGTATCAACGAGATTAACCAGGAACTCAGTCAGTTAAGCGATGATGATGATAAAGAGTTTATAAAATCCTTCAAGGAAGATCAGTTGCAATGGGAGCGTTACCGCAATAAGCGTTGCAAATTGCGGGTGGCAAATTTAGAACAAGACTCTCCACAATATATATCTGAAACATTCTTGTGTCAGGCCGTAGAAAGTTACCGCAGGATAGAAGTGCTGATTGATGAACCTGACCGGCCCTGA
- a CDS encoding lysozyme inhibitor LprI family protein, with product MKRNSALLLLLLLPLTVIANDAQEMNPYNALSDQAEQGLCKDLYEHGIYLEMTQCSYRLQEDSEQKLKQQLDLLNNALKTAGDTKRLALLAEEQAEWEKYRATRCRFRGLHVIPESRVYYDWLATCQAAENYRRIETLDSEPGMP from the coding sequence ATGAAACGAAACAGCGCTCTTCTTTTACTTCTCCTGCTCCCGCTGACAGTCATAGCGAATGACGCTCAGGAAATGAATCCCTACAATGCGTTAAGCGATCAAGCTGAACAAGGATTATGCAAAGACCTTTATGAACACGGCATTTATCTTGAAATGACACAATGCTCATACCGGTTACAAGAAGACTCGGAGCAAAAACTTAAACAACAACTGGACCTATTAAATAACGCCCTGAAAACCGCAGGAGATACCAAACGTCTCGCATTGCTGGCAGAAGAACAGGCAGAATGGGAAAAATACCGGGCGACACGATGCCGTTTTCGTGGCCTACACGTCATTCCAGAAAGCAGAGTATACTATGATTGGCTGGCTACCTGTCAGGCGGCAGAAAACTATCGTCGGATAGAAACGCTAGACAGCGAACCTGGAATGCCGTAA
- a CDS encoding peptide ABC transporter substrate-binding protein, with the protein MQFRYSAVSVGVVSAVLMIALIIPAGAAQVPPGAVLADRQEIVRHIKDEPASLDPIKAVGLPEIQVIRDLFEGLVNQDAQGNPIPGVAQRWQTNDNRTFIFTLRPDARWSNGDPVTAKDFVYSWRRLATPQNTSPFSWFIRLAGIVNADDILAGKLPADKLGVIAVDDHTLKVQLSKPVPYFISLMANFSLYPVHQATVEKYGNEWIKPGNLVGNGAFVLKDRVVNEKLVLVPNSHYWDHANTRLTQVTFVPINQESNATKRYQAGDIDITESFPKNQYQKLLKDLPGQIFTPDQLGTYYYAFNTQRAPTNDVRVRKALSYAIDRKIIAGKVLGTGEKPAYRFTPDVTAGFKPQPGQLQQYSQAELDMQAKALMAAAGYGPSKPLKLTLLYNTQEVHQKIAIAVASMWKTKLGVDVKLVNQEWKTYIDSRNTGNFDVIRASWVGDYNEPSTFLSLLTASHSGNIARFNNADYDRLMADTAGQTDRKILTEDYNRAEQILAEQAPIAPIYQYTNGRLIKPWVKGYPITNPEDVAYSQTLYILKH; encoded by the coding sequence ATGCAATTTCGTTATTCCGCAGTTTCCGTGGGCGTGGTTTCCGCCGTGCTGATGATAGCCTTGATAATCCCGGCGGGCGCGGCGCAGGTTCCTCCCGGCGCCGTTCTGGCGGACCGACAGGAGATCGTCCGTCATATCAAGGATGAACCGGCTTCGCTGGACCCGATTAAAGCGGTTGGTTTGCCGGAGATTCAGGTGATTCGCGACCTGTTCGAAGGGCTGGTGAATCAGGACGCGCAGGGTAACCCGATTCCCGGCGTCGCCCAGCGCTGGCAGACTAACGATAACCGCACCTTCATTTTTACTCTGCGCCCTGATGCGCGCTGGTCGAACGGCGATCCGGTCACCGCTAAAGATTTTGTCTACAGCTGGCGGCGACTGGCGACGCCGCAAAATACCTCGCCGTTTAGCTGGTTTATCCGGCTGGCGGGGATCGTCAATGCTGATGATATCCTGGCCGGCAAGCTGCCCGCCGACAAGCTGGGCGTCATTGCGGTTGACGATCACACGTTAAAGGTGCAACTGAGTAAGCCGGTGCCTTATTTCATCAGTCTGATGGCTAATTTCAGCCTTTATCCGGTGCATCAGGCCACGGTGGAAAAATACGGCAATGAGTGGATCAAACCGGGCAATCTGGTGGGTAACGGCGCATTCGTGCTCAAAGATCGGGTGGTCAATGAAAAACTGGTGCTGGTGCCGAATAGCCATTACTGGGATCACGCCAATACCCGGCTGACGCAGGTCACCTTTGTGCCGATCAATCAGGAATCCAACGCCACCAAGCGCTATCAGGCCGGTGATATCGACATCACCGAGTCGTTTCCCAAGAATCAGTACCAGAAACTGCTGAAGGATCTGCCGGGGCAGATCTTTACCCCGGACCAGCTCGGTACTTACTACTATGCGTTCAACACGCAGCGCGCGCCGACCAACGACGTGCGGGTACGCAAGGCGCTGTCTTATGCCATCGACCGTAAGATTATCGCCGGGAAAGTGTTGGGAACCGGCGAGAAACCGGCCTATCGCTTTACGCCGGATGTCACCGCCGGGTTCAAACCGCAGCCGGGGCAACTGCAGCAGTATTCGCAGGCCGAACTGGATATGCAGGCCAAAGCGTTGATGGCGGCGGCCGGGTATGGTCCGTCCAAACCGCTGAAACTGACGCTGCTGTACAATACGCAGGAAGTGCATCAAAAAATCGCCATCGCCGTCGCGTCGATGTGGAAAACCAAGCTCGGCGTAGACGTGAAACTGGTGAATCAGGAATGGAAAACCTACATCGACAGCCGCAATACGGGGAATTTTGATGTCATACGCGCCTCCTGGGTCGGCGATTACAACGAGCCGTCTACCTTCCTGTCGCTGCTGACCGCCAGTCATAGCGGCAATATCGCCCGTTTCAACAACGCCGATTATGATCGACTGATGGCGGATACCGCCGGGCAGACTGACCGAAAGATACTGACCGAGGATTACAACCGCGCCGAGCAGATTTTGGCGGAGCAGGCGCCAATTGCGCCGATTTACCAGTACACCAACGGGCGGTTGATTAAACCCTGGGTGAAAGGGTATCCCATCACTAACCCTGAGGATGTTGCCTACAGCCAGACGCTCTATATTTTGAAACACTGA